In Lates calcarifer isolate ASB-BC8 linkage group LG21, TLL_Latcal_v3, whole genome shotgun sequence, a single window of DNA contains:
- the nars2 gene encoding probable asparagine--tRNA ligase, mitochondrial: MFQAAAKTLSIASTSSVSRAILFSLRHYCKKTPTKLRVSEALSGAELGENVKVQGWVRSVRPQKANLFIHVNDGSSLQPLQIIAGSELNDPLLTFGSAIEVTGILKKSPHQKQPVELEADRVRVVGKCNPVDFPFKIKERHGLEYIRQFPHLRCRTNAFSSLLRIRSEATTAIHSYFKDNGFMQIHTPIITSNDCEGAGELFQVEPSGPAHEEDEHFFSVPAFLTVSGQLHLEVMSGAFSRVYTFGPTFRAENSQSRRHLAEFYMVEAEVSFTESLEDLTKVMEDMFRSATEHVLAHCAEDVDLFHKHVTPGHRDTVDAMVKKRFPVITYSEAIDILNRSSQKFAFPTYWGCDLQTEHEKYLVKHCGNIPVFVTDYPYDLKPFYARDNQDHPEHTAAAVDLLVPGVGELCGGSLREERLDLLSARLQEVGLEDTYSWYLDLRRFGSLPHGGFGLGFERYLQCILGVDNIKDVIPFPRFSHSCLL, from the exons ATGTTTCAGGCTGCCGCTAAAACGCTCTCTATTGCATCAACCTCTTCAGTTTCTCGGGCAATATTGTTCAGCCTTCGACATTATTGTAAGAAGACACCTACGAAACTAAGAGTATCTGAGGCACTTTCAGGTGCTGAACTGGgagaaaatgtcaaagtacag GGATGGGTTCGCTCTGTCAGACCTCAGAAGGCAAATCTCTTTATCCATGTGAATGATGGGAGCTCTTTGCAGCCATTGCAGATTATTGCTGGTTCAGAGCTGAATGATCC GTTGCTCACATTTGGTAGTGCTATTGAAGTCACAGGTATTCTTAAGAAAAGTCCACATCAAAAACAACCAGTTGAACTGGAAGCAGACCGAGTCCGTGTAGTTGGAAAATGTAATCCTGTG GATTTCCCCTTTAAAATCAAAGAGAGACACGGCCTTGAGTATATCCGCCAGTTTCCTCATCTCAGATGTAGAACAAATGCCTTTAGCTCTCTGTTGAGGATACGAAGTGAGGCCACCACTGCGATTCACTCATATTTCAAA GACAATGGCTTTATGCAGATTCACACTCCAATCATCACCTCAAATGACTGTGAAGGAGCAGGGGAGCTCTTTCAGGTAGAG CCATCAGGCCCAGCGCATGAAGAAGACGAGCACTTTTTCTCTGTGCCAGCCTTCCTCACTGTGTCTGGTCAGCTTCATTTGGAAGTGATGTCAGG GGCTTTTTCTAGAGTCTACACATTTGGGCCAACTTTTCGTGCAGAGAACTCCCAAAGCAGACGCCATCTGGCTGAGTTTTACATGGTGGAGGCCGAGGTCTCCTTCACAGAGTCCTTAGAGGATCTCACCAAG GTCATGGAGGACATGTTCAGATCTGCCACGGAGCATGTCTTGGCTCACTGTGCAGAGGATGTGGATTTGTTTCACAAGCATGTGACTCCTGGACACAGG GACACTGTAGATGCTATGGTGAAGAAGAGATTCCCTGT GATCACCTACAGTGAGGCTATAGACATCCTAAACCGCAGTTCTCAGAAATTCGCCTTCCCAACATAC TGGGGCTGTGACCTTCAGACAGAACATGAGAAGTACCTGGTGAAACATTGTGGCAACATTCCAGTCTTTGTCACTGATTATCCGTATGATCTTAAGCCTTTTTATGCAAGAGACAACCAGGACCATCCTGAGCATACA GCAGCTGCAGTGGACCTTCTTGTGCCAGGAGTTGGAGAGCTCTGTGGGGGctcactgagagaggagaggctggaTCTGCTGAGTGCTCGGCTGCAGGA GGTTGGATTAGAAGACACCTACAGctg GTATCTGGATTTAAGACGTTTTGGCTCTCTCCCTCATGGTGGCTTTGGACTGGGATTTGAGCGATATTTGCAGTGCATTCTCGGCGTTGACAACATAAAAGATGTGATTCCTTTCCCTAGATTTTCCCATTCTTGTCTTCTATAA